TACCCGGTGATCGATCGGAGTAAACCTGATCCTTCGCCTGGATACACCAGGTATTTCAGAGTCCCAAAACCCGGGTTGGATGATTTTGGGTTGAAGGGAGTCATTTCCAACCAAATGTTGGTCGTGCAGAAATCACGGCTCCAGCTGGACCTGGATGTGGTGATGGGGTTAGATAGTTTGAGTAACAACCTGATTTATGAATTTAAAATACCCTTGAAGTTTCTTGAGATGAAAAGTAAAAAAGGATTGGAAAGCCTGGCTGTCGGGTTTGAGGTGGAAGACAGTGGTCGGGGCATAGGCCCAATGCTGGCACCCGGTTATCGGCGTACAGATAAAATAAATTTTTGGTACAAAGCGGCGATTGAATGATCAGAAGAAGTAAAAATAGTCTATTGGGAATGTTTATTCTGGCCCTCGTGTGGGGGTGTTCAGAGTCGTCACTGATTGGAGATGAGTTTTTCGGAGATGAAAATTTTCAGGTTTCCTACGTGGATTCAGTGAGTCTTCAGATGTATACCGTGAAGTTTGACTCCCTACCCACCAGCGGTACTGGCCGCCTGATGGTAGGAAGGGGATCCTATGACTATGTGGGGGACGTCATAGCTGAATCTTACTTTTTGCTCTTGCCGGCATCCGATTACTCCATTTATGATTTAGAGGACCGGGAGTTGTTTGATTCGGTTACACTCGTGCTTACTCCAGATGGTTACACTTATGGGTTGGATGAGGATGTCTATCGATGGATGGTGGTGGAGCGATTGAGTGCTGACCTGGCTTACCGAAGTGATGGCCAGCTCTATAATATTTCCGAACAGAAGGCCACACTGGGAGACCTGTTTGAGCTGGGGCGGAAGCGGGTCAGACTTTCGCAAGACCGGTTGGAGGAAATTGAAATTACGCTGAATGCAGATTTTGGGGAAAGCCTTTTCGAAAAAATCCGGGAAAAGGATGAGATCTACTATTCCGATTCAGAATTTCAACAATACCTCAACGGACTCCGGGTACGATTTGATAGTACTGAGCTGTCACCCTTTCTCGGATTCGATACGGAGGGAGTCAGTATGAGGCTTTATTATTCAAATCCTGATGAGCTACCAAT
This Marinoscillum sp. 108 DNA region includes the following protein-coding sequences:
- a CDS encoding DUF4270 family protein — translated: MIRRSKNSLLGMFILALVWGCSESSLIGDEFFGDENFQVSYVDSVSLQMYTVKFDSLPTSGTGRLMVGRGSYDYVGDVIAESYFLLLPASDYSIYDLEDRELFDSVTLVLTPDGYTYGLDEDVYRWMVVERLSADLAYRSDGQLYNISEQKATLGDLFELGRKRVRLSQDRLEEIEITLNADFGESLFEKIREKDEIYYSDSEFQQYLNGLRVRFDSTELSPFLGFDTEGVSMRLYYSNPDELPITQKYFEFSIDGAPHYTRLEQTNVDEAFAALKTLEDEVSSDETGHVGLVVGGLGYAIRVDFPSIRNLLLEGDDYLIASAELRLYPTAKNSEDTPFPERLKAFYVNDYNVTVTEDLTYATLHNDDEFGRDTYYTLDVSTLVENLLEPLVINQYAILITMDDDYLNTSINSLALGDASLQSELILYTISTK